Proteins from one Ardenticatena maritima genomic window:
- a CDS encoding EthD family reductase — MYKLVAIYRPPEDEAAFDDHYFNVHARLMARVPGYKRIEVSKVTRHLFGDPQVYLMFEMWFEDKDALKAALKSPENAEAGKDLMGFAKDIVSVFTVDVVETIEQGG; from the coding sequence ATGTACAAACTTGTTGCCATCTATCGTCCCCCCGAAGATGAAGCCGCCTTCGACGACCACTACTTCAACGTGCACGCCCGCCTGATGGCGCGTGTGCCGGGCTACAAACGCATTGAAGTGAGCAAAGTGACGCGCCACCTCTTTGGCGATCCCCAGGTCTATCTCATGTTTGAAATGTGGTTTGAGGATAAAGACGCCCTCAAAGCGGCGCTCAAATCACCCGAAAACGCCGAAGCCGGCAAAGACCTGATGGGGTTTGCCAAAGACATTGTGTCGGTTTTCACCGTGGACGTGGTCGAAACGATTGAGCAAGGAGGCTGA
- a CDS encoding nucleoside hydrolase has translation MRPLFVDTDVGVDDAIALLMLLHAPDIALVGIGGVQGNCPLDAVMRNIAIVLNVADAPQIPVYRGAATPLMGVSLPFDLVHGDDGLGGVAHRYPAAPIAPSALPAAMALVETARAMPGDLDVLALGPLTNIALAMRLDPDLPRLVRRFIIMGGALTAQGNVTPVAEFNIWADAEAAKIVLESEARITLVTWEATLAHTVPWERWHAMLAHETPTARFVRAISAPLAARCRTEWGYTGMPLPDPLAAAVVLRPEAVQRAATCCVAVETAGLARGLTVPQAGAPDAANVFNIEAFDTATWHTLLERTFTHES, from the coding sequence ATGAGACCGCTCTTTGTGGATACCGACGTGGGCGTGGATGACGCCATCGCCTTGCTCATGCTCCTGCACGCGCCCGACATCGCCTTGGTGGGCATTGGCGGCGTCCAGGGCAATTGCCCGCTCGACGCGGTCATGCGCAACATCGCCATCGTGCTGAACGTCGCCGACGCGCCGCAGATTCCCGTCTATCGCGGCGCGGCGACCCCGCTCATGGGCGTGTCTCTTCCCTTCGACCTCGTGCATGGTGACGACGGGTTGGGGGGCGTCGCTCATCGCTACCCCGCCGCGCCGATTGCTCCGTCCGCGCTGCCGGCGGCAATGGCGCTGGTGGAAACCGCGCGCGCCATGCCCGGCGACCTGGACGTCCTCGCGCTGGGACCGCTGACCAACATCGCCCTTGCCATGCGGCTCGACCCCGACCTGCCCCGCCTGGTGCGGCGCTTCATCATCATGGGGGGCGCGCTCACCGCCCAGGGGAACGTCACGCCCGTGGCGGAATTCAACATCTGGGCGGACGCCGAAGCCGCCAAAATCGTGCTGGAAAGCGAAGCGCGTATCACCCTGGTCACGTGGGAAGCGACCCTGGCGCATACCGTGCCGTGGGAGCGGTGGCACGCAATGCTGGCACATGAAACGCCCACGGCGCGCTTTGTGCGCGCCATCAGCGCCCCATTGGCGGCGCGTTGCCGCACTGAATGGGGCTACACCGGCATGCCCCTGCCCGACCCGCTTGCCGCGGCGGTGGTGTTGCGCCCCGAAGCGGTACAGCGTGCCGCCACCTGCTGCGTCGCCGTCGAAACAGCGGGGTTGGCGCGTGGGCTCACCGTGCCGCAGGCGGGCGCGCCCGACGCGGCGAACGTCTTCAACATTGAGGCGTTCGACACAGCCACGTGGCATACCCTGCTGGAACGAACCTTCACACATGAAAGTTGA
- the polA gene encoding DNA polymerase I has protein sequence MSRPKIVLIDGHSLAYRAFFALPPTLATSKGELTNAVYGFASMLLEVLENERPDYIAVAFDVGRTFRHELFDDYKGHRAKQPDELAVQFERIYQLVDAFNIPIFTAEGYEADDVIGTLARQAVEQGLDVVIVTGDTDAFQLINAHTVVLTSGRRFSDVRRYDVDAVRERYGLEPHQLVDYKALVGDPSDNIPGVRGIGDKTARKLLQTYGSLEGIYEHLDEIKPARVQNALREGRELAFLSRDLVRIRTDVPITLDLDAARTRDFDRRRVLDLFRELEFNSLVERIPPPAGQTEPMQTEEAARPVAYHIVQPDDLHTLAQRLGDADFITFDVETDDLDPHTANLVGLALSVREGEGFYIPIAHKGLEASAYNVPLEDVRALIGPFLAARRIPARAHNAKFDMLVLWRHGFDITNVDFDTMIAAWLINPGRRTYGLKALAFERLGVEMTPIEELIGAKKRDQISMAEVPVEDVAPYACADVDMTTRLARLLEADLRDLALWDLFANVEMPLVPVLAEMERVGVALDVDVLAALRAELRERLDAIEREIYDLVGYEFNINSNQQLSDVLFGKLGLDKRASSKTKSGHYSTSARVLENLRGAHPVVDLILEHRHLSKLLSTYIEQLPRMVNPATGRIHTDFNQTGTETGRLSSSNPNLQNIPIRTDVGRRIRRAFVAEPGYVLLSADYSQIELRVLAHLSGDDALRRAFLEDGDIHRATAAAVFGVPAEEVTPEMRNLAKRVNFGLLYGMSAWRLATETGLSREEAEAFLERYFERFPSIAAFLDSIVEQARERGYTETILGRRRYFPEFRAGAQIPANQLRAAERAARNHPIQGSAADIIKLAMIDIHRTFRDRGVRSRMILQVHDELLFEIHEDELGDIPPLVIDRMSNAYPLSVPLKVDAKVGYNWEEMVSLDEFLHA, from the coding sequence ATGAGCCGACCCAAAATTGTTCTCATTGACGGGCACTCGCTCGCGTACCGCGCCTTTTTCGCCTTGCCGCCCACCCTGGCGACCAGCAAAGGCGAACTCACCAACGCCGTGTACGGCTTTGCCAGCATGTTGCTCGAAGTGCTCGAAAACGAACGCCCCGACTACATCGCCGTCGCTTTCGACGTGGGGCGCACCTTCCGCCATGAGCTGTTCGACGACTACAAAGGACACCGCGCCAAACAACCCGACGAACTCGCCGTGCAGTTTGAGCGCATCTACCAGCTGGTGGACGCCTTCAACATTCCCATCTTCACCGCCGAAGGCTACGAAGCCGACGACGTGATTGGCACCCTGGCGCGGCAAGCCGTCGAACAGGGGCTGGACGTGGTCATCGTCACGGGCGACACCGACGCCTTCCAGCTCATCAACGCGCATACCGTTGTGCTCACCAGCGGGCGCCGCTTTTCCGACGTGCGCCGCTACGACGTGGACGCCGTGCGCGAACGCTACGGGCTGGAACCCCACCAGCTGGTGGATTACAAAGCCCTCGTGGGCGACCCCAGCGACAACATCCCCGGCGTGCGCGGTATTGGCGACAAAACCGCCCGCAAACTTCTGCAAACCTACGGCTCGCTGGAAGGCATCTACGAACACCTGGACGAAATCAAGCCCGCCCGCGTGCAAAACGCCTTGCGCGAAGGGCGCGAACTCGCCTTCCTCAGCCGTGATTTGGTGCGTATCCGCACCGACGTGCCCATCACCCTCGACCTGGACGCCGCCCGCACCCGCGACTTCGACCGCCGGCGCGTGCTCGACCTCTTCCGCGAACTGGAATTCAACAGCCTGGTGGAGCGCATTCCGCCCCCCGCGGGGCAAACCGAACCCATGCAGACCGAAGAAGCCGCCCGCCCCGTGGCGTACCACATCGTCCAGCCCGACGACCTGCACACCCTGGCGCAGCGCCTCGGCGACGCCGACTTCATCACCTTTGACGTCGAAACCGACGACCTCGACCCCCACACCGCCAACCTCGTGGGGCTGGCGCTCAGCGTGCGCGAAGGCGAAGGCTTCTACATCCCCATCGCCCACAAAGGGCTGGAAGCCAGCGCCTACAACGTCCCGCTGGAAGACGTGCGCGCCCTCATCGGTCCTTTTTTGGCGGCGCGGCGCATTCCCGCCCGCGCCCACAACGCCAAATTTGACATGCTCGTCCTCTGGCGGCACGGCTTCGACATCACCAACGTGGACTTCGACACCATGATTGCCGCCTGGCTCATCAACCCCGGTCGGCGCACCTACGGGCTGAAAGCGCTCGCGTTCGAGCGGCTGGGCGTGGAAATGACCCCCATCGAAGAGCTCATCGGCGCCAAAAAGCGCGACCAGATTTCCATGGCGGAAGTGCCCGTGGAAGACGTCGCCCCCTACGCCTGCGCCGACGTGGACATGACCACCCGCCTGGCGCGCCTGCTCGAAGCCGACCTGCGCGACCTCGCCTTGTGGGACCTCTTCGCCAACGTCGAAATGCCGCTGGTGCCCGTGCTGGCGGAGATGGAACGGGTGGGCGTGGCGCTCGACGTGGACGTACTGGCGGCACTGCGCGCCGAACTGCGCGAGCGGCTCGACGCCATCGAACGGGAGATTTACGACCTGGTGGGCTACGAATTCAACATCAACAGCAACCAGCAGTTGAGCGACGTCCTCTTTGGCAAACTGGGGCTGGACAAACGCGCCAGCAGCAAAACCAAAAGCGGGCACTACTCCACCTCGGCGCGTGTGCTCGAAAACCTGCGCGGCGCGCACCCCGTGGTGGACCTGATTTTGGAACACCGCCACCTGAGCAAACTGCTCTCCACCTACATCGAACAATTGCCGCGCATGGTCAACCCTGCCACGGGGCGCATCCACACCGACTTCAACCAGACGGGCACCGAAACGGGACGGCTCAGCTCATCCAACCCCAACCTGCAAAACATCCCCATCCGCACCGACGTGGGGCGGCGCATTCGGCGCGCCTTCGTCGCCGAACCGGGGTACGTGCTCCTCTCCGCCGACTACTCACAAATCGAACTGCGCGTGCTCGCCCACCTGAGCGGCGACGACGCCTTGCGCCGCGCCTTCCTGGAAGACGGCGACATCCACCGCGCCACCGCCGCCGCCGTGTTTGGTGTGCCCGCCGAAGAGGTGACGCCGGAAATGCGCAACCTTGCCAAGCGCGTCAACTTCGGCTTGCTCTACGGCATGAGCGCCTGGCGGCTCGCCACCGAAACCGGCTTGTCGCGCGAAGAAGCCGAGGCGTTTTTGGAACGCTACTTCGAGCGCTTTCCGAGCATCGCCGCCTTTCTGGACAGCATCGTCGAACAAGCGCGCGAACGGGGCTACACCGAAACCATCCTGGGGCGTCGACGCTACTTCCCCGAATTTCGCGCCGGGGCGCAAATTCCCGCCAATCAGCTGCGCGCCGCTGAACGCGCCGCCCGCAACCACCCCATCCAGGGCTCCGCGGCGGACATCATCAAACTGGCGATGATTGACATCCACCGCACCTTCCGCGATCGGGGCGTGCGGTCGCGCATGATTTTGCAAGTGCACGACGAACTGCTCTTTGAAATTCACGAAGACGAGTTGGGCGACATCCCCCCGCTCGTGATTGACCGCATGAGCAACGCCTATCCGCTCAGCGTGCCCCTCAAAGTGGACGCCAAAGTGGGCTACAACTGGGAAGAAATGGTCTCGCTGGACGAGTTTTTGCATGCGTGA
- a CDS encoding ATP-binding protein yields MSGTELAPFGAHEYLLALSRALSRNLDLGTVLHIVLEEAVVLLQADAGFVALRLPRTNMRVVATTGLPLETARAFEPLLNSIPQHSETADDTPPWWKQPALQRALLRIARRQQLPFTHIIAMPLEVDGDVIGALIAFRSSERAFTRYEERLLSGFADQASIAIRNAMLVRQLVQERERLAAVLANSADGVALINAERRIELINPALARLSGWNLDDVVGQPFEHVLRLENEAGVRLPAPAPHSDLVRQEGYLIRRNGTRGPYVSVVYTPLAQGRGMVASVHDLSERRALEASQRAFIAGISHELKTPLAIIIGYAETLLRDDVQWDEATWREGLHVILDEAQHLTRLVDNLLDAARLEAGGLQLHLEPVQLDEWLPRVLSEFARAHPSHHFDIALDGAAFPPVMADTGRLRQVVHNLLSNAVKYAPADTRVSLRLTYDDARGELIFCVSDEGPGIPLEEQERIFRRFHRVEGEASRTEGAGLGLYMARAIVEAHGGRIWVESEPNRGATFCVALPAADDNAPKRTIRIRPIDTTE; encoded by the coding sequence ATGAGCGGAACCGAACTCGCACCCTTTGGCGCGCACGAATACCTGCTGGCGCTCTCGCGGGCGCTCAGCCGCAACCTTGATTTGGGCACCGTCCTGCACATCGTGCTGGAAGAAGCCGTCGTGCTTCTCCAAGCCGACGCGGGCTTTGTCGCCCTGCGGCTGCCCCGCACCAACATGCGCGTTGTCGCCACCACCGGCTTGCCGCTGGAAACGGCGCGCGCTTTCGAGCCGTTGCTCAACAGCATTCCCCAGCACAGCGAAACCGCCGACGATACACCCCCCTGGTGGAAACAACCCGCCCTGCAACGGGCGTTGCTGCGTATCGCCCGCCGCCAGCAGTTGCCCTTCACCCACATCATCGCCATGCCGCTTGAAGTGGACGGCGACGTCATCGGCGCGCTCATCGCCTTTCGTTCCAGCGAACGCGCCTTCACCCGCTACGAAGAACGCCTGCTCTCCGGCTTCGCCGACCAGGCGTCCATCGCTATTCGCAACGCCATGCTCGTGCGCCAACTGGTGCAAGAACGCGAACGTCTGGCGGCGGTGCTTGCCAACAGTGCCGACGGCGTGGCGCTCATCAACGCCGAAAGGCGCATCGAACTCATCAACCCCGCGCTGGCGCGGCTCTCCGGCTGGAACCTGGACGACGTAGTCGGGCAACCGTTCGAGCATGTCCTGCGGCTGGAAAACGAAGCCGGCGTGCGCTTGCCCGCCCCCGCCCCGCATAGCGACCTGGTGCGGCAGGAAGGCTACCTCATCCGCCGCAACGGTACACGCGGACCCTACGTCAGCGTGGTTTACACACCGCTGGCGCAGGGGCGCGGCATGGTGGCGAGCGTCCACGATTTGAGCGAACGCCGCGCACTCGAAGCCTCGCAACGCGCCTTCATCGCCGGCATCTCGCACGAACTCAAAACCCCGCTCGCCATCATCATCGGCTACGCCGAAACCCTCTTGCGCGACGACGTGCAATGGGACGAAGCCACCTGGCGCGAAGGCTTGCACGTCATCCTGGACGAAGCCCAGCACCTCACCCGCCTGGTGGACAACCTGCTCGACGCCGCCCGCCTCGAAGCCGGCGGGCTTCAACTGCACCTCGAACCCGTGCAACTGGACGAATGGTTGCCGCGCGTGCTCAGCGAATTTGCCCGCGCCCACCCCTCGCACCATTTCGACATCGCGCTTGACGGCGCGGCGTTCCCGCCCGTCATGGCGGATACGGGACGCCTGCGGCAAGTGGTGCACAACCTGCTCTCCAACGCCGTCAAATACGCCCCCGCCGACACGCGCGTCAGCCTGCGCCTGACCTACGACGACGCGCGGGGCGAACTCATCTTCTGCGTCAGCGACGAAGGACCCGGCATTCCGCTGGAAGAGCAAGAACGCATCTTCCGCCGCTTCCACCGCGTGGAAGGCGAAGCCTCGCGCACCGAAGGCGCCGGGCTGGGGCTGTACATGGCGCGCGCCATCGTCGAAGCCCACGGGGGGCGCATCTGGGTGGAAAGCGAACCCAACCGGGGCGCCACCTTCTGCGTGGCGTTGCCCGCCGCCGACGACAACGCCCCCAAGCGCACCATTCGCATTCGCCCAATTGACACAACCGAGTGA
- a CDS encoding DUF72 domain-containing protein, whose translation MREQAAGVRWYLGTMGYGFKDWVGVFYPPDLKPRDFLAWYSRHFNAVEMDSTFYAPPAAAHVRRWFTITPDDFTFCPKMPRDILLAARTEDPRAAVHAFVERVALLEHKLGPILLQFPPDFDRARFLPAFERLLHALPPTQRYAVEFRHRSWFVRETIHLLRAHGVAWVAADYEGVPKQVLATTDFLYLRWIDRHGRYAQKNREQRDVTPRLRWWLERIEARLPHVSAVYGFFNNQYAGHLPATCNRFKELVGLPVHSARLL comes from the coding sequence ATGCGTGAGCAAGCCGCCGGCGTGCGCTGGTATCTGGGCACCATGGGCTACGGGTTCAAGGATTGGGTGGGTGTCTTCTACCCACCCGACCTCAAACCGCGCGATTTTCTGGCGTGGTACAGCCGCCACTTCAACGCCGTCGAAATGGATTCGACCTTCTACGCCCCGCCCGCCGCCGCGCACGTGCGCCGCTGGTTCACCATCACACCCGACGACTTCACCTTTTGCCCCAAAATGCCGCGCGACATCTTGCTGGCGGCGCGCACCGAAGACCCCCGCGCGGCGGTACACGCCTTTGTAGAGCGCGTCGCCCTGCTCGAACACAAACTCGGACCCATCTTGCTCCAATTCCCGCCCGATTTTGACCGCGCGCGCTTTTTGCCCGCTTTTGAACGCCTGTTGCACGCCTTACCGCCCACACAGCGCTACGCGGTGGAATTTCGCCATCGCAGTTGGTTCGTGCGCGAGACCATTCACCTGCTGCGCGCCCACGGCGTCGCGTGGGTTGCCGCCGATTACGAAGGCGTGCCCAAACAGGTGCTCGCCACTACCGATTTTCTTTACCTGCGTTGGATTGATCGCCACGGGCGCTACGCCCAAAAGAACCGCGAACAGCGCGACGTCACGCCGCGCCTGCGCTGGTGGCTGGAACGCATCGAAGCGCGGTTGCCCCACGTCTCGGCGGTGTATGGCTTCTTCAACAACCAGTATGCGGGGCATTTACCCGCCACCTGCAACCGCTTCAAAGAACTGGTGGGATTGCCCGTCCACTCCGCCCGCCTCTTGTAA
- a CDS encoding TetR/AcrR family transcriptional regulator, producing the protein MSDKRNAILQATLKLVSQYGFHGTSMAKIAAEAGVSAGIIYHYFASKDDVMNALYRDIKQRLADTFQREFDAGQPLEKRVRQALSILMRYYLTHPLEAAFVEQYTRSPYYTPAIEAETRHLYDPILRTFEEAQAANLLKPLPPVVMQAFTLDVATGLAQRCAAGFLTLDDAAIAHIVEAAWDAVRRPPSPTAEEASR; encoded by the coding sequence ATGAGCGACAAACGCAACGCCATTTTGCAAGCGACCCTCAAACTTGTCTCGCAGTATGGGTTTCACGGCACATCCATGGCGAAAATCGCCGCCGAAGCGGGCGTCAGCGCCGGCATCATCTACCATTATTTTGCCAGCAAAGACGACGTGATGAACGCGCTCTATCGCGACATCAAGCAGCGCCTGGCGGACACCTTCCAGCGCGAATTTGACGCCGGGCAACCGCTCGAAAAGCGCGTGCGCCAGGCGTTGAGCATCCTCATGCGCTACTACCTCACCCACCCGCTGGAAGCCGCCTTTGTTGAGCAATACACCCGCTCGCCCTACTACACGCCGGCGATTGAAGCCGAAACACGCCATTTGTACGACCCCATCTTGCGCACCTTTGAAGAAGCGCAAGCCGCCAACCTGCTCAAACCCTTGCCGCCCGTGGTCATGCAAGCCTTCACGCTGGACGTTGCCACCGGACTGGCGCAGCGTTGTGCGGCGGGCTTCCTCACATTGGACGACGCCGCTATCGCGCACATTGTCGAAGCGGCGTGGGACGCCGTCCGCCGCCCCCCCTCACCAACCGCAGAGGAGGCGTCCCGATGA
- a CDS encoding ABC transporter ATP-binding protein has product MASVTYEHVWKAFGDNVVIKDLHLEVKDKEFLVLVGPSGCGKSTALRMLAGLEEVTEGNIWIGDRIVNDVPPKDRNIAMVFQSYALYPHMSVYDNMAFGLKLRKMPKDEIDRRVKEAAQILGIDHLLDRKPKALSGGQRQRVALGRAIVREPAVFLMDEPLSNLDAKLRVQTRAELIRLHKRLQTTFIYVTHDQVEAMTMADRIAVMRDGVLQQLDTPQNLYNHPQNVFVAGFIGSPAMNFFNATLTGTKEEMYVDTGGFRLRLPEHIAREVSDWLGKEVILGIRPEHLFHKAFAMPGINPQPIKAKLDVKELLGNEELLYLDANGQQFVARVDARVDVVAGETVELVVDVDQIKLFNPADEQAIYS; this is encoded by the coding sequence ATGGCAAGCGTGACCTACGAGCACGTATGGAAAGCCTTTGGCGACAACGTCGTTATCAAAGACCTGCACCTCGAAGTCAAGGACAAGGAATTCCTCGTTTTGGTCGGTCCTTCTGGTTGTGGGAAGAGTACCGCCCTCCGTATGCTGGCTGGTCTGGAAGAAGTCACCGAAGGCAACATCTGGATTGGCGACCGCATTGTCAACGACGTGCCGCCCAAAGACCGCAACATCGCCATGGTGTTTCAGTCCTACGCGCTCTATCCGCACATGAGCGTTTACGACAACATGGCGTTTGGCTTGAAACTGCGCAAAATGCCCAAAGATGAAATTGACCGCCGCGTGAAGGAAGCCGCGCAGATTCTGGGCATTGACCACCTGCTCGACCGCAAGCCTAAAGCGCTCTCCGGTGGTCAGCGCCAGCGTGTGGCGTTGGGGCGCGCCATCGTGCGCGAGCCGGCGGTCTTCCTCATGGACGAGCCGCTCTCCAACCTGGACGCCAAATTGCGTGTGCAAACGCGCGCCGAGTTGATTCGCTTGCACAAGCGCCTGCAAACCACCTTCATCTACGTGACGCACGACCAGGTCGAAGCGATGACCATGGCCGACCGCATCGCCGTCATGCGTGATGGGGTGTTGCAGCAGTTGGACACGCCGCAAAACCTCTACAACCACCCGCAAAACGTTTTCGTGGCGGGCTTCATCGGCAGCCCGGCGATGAACTTCTTCAACGCCACGCTGACCGGCACCAAAGAGGAAATGTACGTGGATACGGGCGGCTTCCGCCTGCGCTTGCCCGAACACATTGCACGTGAAGTGAGCGACTGGCTGGGCAAAGAGGTCATTTTGGGCATTCGTCCCGAACACCTCTTCCACAAAGCCTTTGCCATGCCCGGCATCAACCCGCAACCCATCAAAGCCAAACTGGACGTGAAGGAATTGCTGGGCAACGAAGAGCTGCTCTACCTCGACGCCAACGGACAGCAGTTTGTGGCGCGGGTGGATGCACGTGTGGACGTTGTTGCGGGCGAAACCGTCGAACTGGTTGTGGACGTGGACCAAATCAAACTTTTCAACCCGGCGGATGAGCAGGCGATTTACTCCTAA
- a CDS encoding ABC transporter ATP-binding protein, with the protein MTRVQIQGVTKKFGRQEVLRGIDLDVQEGERLVLLGPSGTGKTTLLRIIAGLEVPDRGAVLFDGEDVTRIPPRDRNLAFVFESLALWPHITAYENIAMGLEFRGLPQDEIQRRVQRVAEYLGIGAFLDRRPTQLSAGQMQRVALARALTREPRLFLFDEPMAHLDPPLRVQIQRELLKVHADTGATFIYVTHDQATASRLAHRVAVMHQGKIEQVGTADELYDHPKTWFVAGFIGPHLMNFFDVVIRQGEGGLVADSGQFRMPVPDRAIEYLWEWRDKEVVLGIRPEHIHHPAFLPKAVTTTSPLKRIRAQLDLKELLGDKQLYYCKGFKISKVRAHVQSLILGEGFEYYEMTEGDTFLALVDAAADDPVGETIELDVEVDQCKFFDPQTGRAIYS; encoded by the coding sequence ATGACACGCGTTCAGATTCAAGGCGTCACCAAAAAATTTGGCCGCCAGGAAGTCTTGCGCGGCATTGATTTGGACGTTCAGGAAGGCGAACGTCTGGTATTGCTTGGGCCTTCGGGCACGGGCAAGACGACGCTTTTGCGTATCATTGCCGGGCTCGAAGTGCCTGACCGTGGCGCCGTTCTTTTCGATGGTGAAGATGTCACGCGCATTCCGCCGCGCGACCGCAATCTCGCCTTTGTCTTTGAATCGCTGGCGCTCTGGCCGCATATCACCGCCTACGAAAACATTGCCATGGGGCTGGAGTTCCGCGGGTTGCCGCAGGACGAAATTCAGCGGCGTGTCCAGCGTGTCGCCGAGTATTTGGGCATCGGCGCGTTTCTGGACCGCCGCCCAACGCAACTTTCGGCAGGGCAAATGCAGCGTGTGGCGCTTGCGCGGGCGCTCACCCGCGAACCACGGCTCTTCCTGTTCGATGAACCGATGGCGCACCTTGACCCGCCGTTGCGGGTGCAAATTCAGCGTGAATTGCTCAAAGTCCACGCCGACACGGGCGCCACGTTCATCTACGTGACGCACGACCAGGCAACGGCGTCGCGCCTGGCGCACCGCGTGGCGGTTATGCATCAAGGCAAAATCGAGCAGGTGGGGACCGCCGACGAGCTCTACGATCATCCCAAAACGTGGTTCGTTGCCGGATTCATTGGCCCGCACTTGATGAATTTCTTTGACGTCGTTATTCGACAGGGGGAAGGCGGGTTAGTTGCCGACAGTGGGCAATTCCGCATGCCCGTTCCCGATCGCGCCATTGAATACCTGTGGGAGTGGCGCGATAAGGAAGTGGTGTTGGGTATTCGCCCTGAGCATATTCACCACCCCGCCTTCTTGCCGAAAGCCGTCACGACGACGTCGCCGCTGAAGCGCATTCGTGCACAATTGGATTTGAAGGAACTCCTGGGCGACAAGCAGCTCTACTACTGCAAGGGGTTCAAGATTTCCAAGGTGCGGGCGCACGTGCAAAGCCTCATCCTCGGCGAAGGGTTCGAGTACTACGAAATGACCGAAGGCGACACCTTCCTTGCGTTGGTGGACGCCGCCGCGGATGACCCAGTGGGTGAAACCATCGAGCTGGATGTCGAAGTTGACCAGTGTAAATTCTTCGACCCACAGACCGGCCGCGCGATTTATTCCTGA
- a CDS encoding enoyl-CoA hydratase-related protein, with amino-acid sequence MYENIIVERPEPKIGLIRLNRPKRLNALNRALMSELAQALNEFAQDDEIVVVVLTGDERAFAAGADIGEFQGKNPVDMLKSYRFKEWEAVRTFPKPLIAAVSGWCLGGGNELAMMCDMIVASESAVFGQPEINLGIMPGAGGTQRLPRAVGKAIAMEVILADRRLTAQEALQWGLVNHVVPTELYLEKALELARQIAQKPPLALQLAKEAILKSYEMSLAEGLEYERHNFYLLFASEDKDEGVAAFLEKRKPEWKGR; translated from the coding sequence ATGTACGAAAACATCATCGTCGAACGCCCGGAACCCAAAATCGGCTTGATTCGGCTCAACCGCCCCAAGCGCCTGAACGCGCTCAACCGCGCGTTGATGAGCGAACTGGCGCAGGCGCTCAACGAATTCGCCCAGGATGATGAGATTGTGGTGGTGGTCTTGACGGGCGACGAACGCGCCTTTGCCGCCGGCGCTGACATTGGCGAATTCCAGGGCAAAAACCCGGTGGACATGCTCAAATCCTACCGCTTCAAGGAATGGGAAGCCGTGCGCACCTTCCCCAAACCGCTGATTGCCGCCGTGAGCGGCTGGTGCTTGGGGGGCGGCAACGAACTGGCGATGATGTGCGACATGATTGTGGCGAGCGAAAGCGCCGTCTTTGGGCAGCCCGAAATCAACCTGGGCATTATGCCGGGCGCAGGCGGCACGCAGCGCTTGCCCCGCGCCGTGGGGAAGGCGATTGCCATGGAAGTCATCCTTGCCGACCGCCGCTTGACCGCGCAAGAAGCCTTGCAGTGGGGCTTGGTCAACCATGTGGTGCCGACCGAACTCTACCTTGAAAAAGCGCTCGAACTCGCCCGCCAGATTGCGCAAAAGCCGCCGCTGGCGCTTCAACTGGCGAAGGAAGCGATCCTCAAATCCTACGAAATGAGCCTGGCGGAAGGGCTCGAATACGAACGCCACAACTTCTACCTGCTCTTTGCATCCGAAGACAAGGACGAGGGCGTGGCGGCTTTCCTGGAAAAACGCAAACCCGAATGGAAAGGGCGCTAA